One genomic region from Spirulina subsalsa PCC 9445 encodes:
- a CDS encoding IS200/IS605 family accessory protein TnpB-related protein yields MKVKKPTKIIRTDKWRLNPTAQQRVLFGETVKVYRRLCRYVVGIVFTHWSALGGLSSQQQIPAVERLIHATAKRPVVKYPSIDGIFYKFPSYYRRAAISFAMGQVSSYITRYREWQCGRSRQRRQAKPPILNAEAGCYPVLYRGQCYKLHGYHAVEIKVFTGTDWIWTKVQITGLRERHGIPGNKMLSPALIFNNRACHLSVPFDCVPEKRNPDKNVVAVDLGINTTATVTVVTFGGTVIHREFIHPGRDIDRRDQRLKSVAMRARKTMGKGGKLHKGFCAQTYRQCANINEQISHIVSKRIVQIASAFNAEAIVFENLKGWKAKGGRKRSTLRQRFHGWLKAKIRDYTEMKWQERGGNVMEVKAAYTSKLAYDGSGMVKRDAKNYALAVFANGKRYNCDLNGSQNIAARGILQLTRRKDSEEPSSKCSGGSPRSWACLCDLWTEKSPGLA; encoded by the coding sequence ATGAAAGTCAAGAAGCCCACCAAAATCATCAGAACCGATAAGTGGAGACTGAACCCAACCGCCCAACAGCGTGTTCTGTTTGGCGAAACGGTGAAAGTTTACCGTCGGCTCTGTCGATATGTGGTAGGCATTGTCTTCACCCATTGGTCAGCGTTAGGGGGTTTATCCTCACAGCAACAAATCCCTGCGGTAGAGCGTTTAATCCACGCAACAGCTAAACGTCCTGTGGTCAAGTACCCGTCCATCGATGGGATATTTTACAAGTTCCCCAGCTACTATCGGCGAGCCGCCATCAGCTTTGCCATGGGGCAGGTCAGTAGCTACATCACCCGTTATCGAGAATGGCAATGTGGGCGATCGCGTCAGCGTCGGCAGGCAAAACCCCCCATTCTCAATGCTGAAGCCGGTTGTTATCCAGTTCTGTACAGGGGTCAATGCTACAAACTCCATGGCTATCATGCCGTTGAGATCAAAGTATTTACCGGAACAGACTGGATTTGGACAAAGGTGCAGATCACCGGGTTGCGGGAACGCCATGGGATACCAGGCAACAAAATGTTGTCCCCTGCCCTAATCTTCAATAACCGAGCTTGTCATCTCTCCGTTCCGTTTGATTGTGTCCCAGAGAAACGGAACCCGGATAAAAATGTTGTGGCGGTCGATTTGGGCATCAACACCACCGCAACAGTCACAGTTGTAACCTTTGGCGGCACTGTAATCCATCGTGAATTTATTCACCCTGGCAGAGACATAGACCGTCGAGACCAAAGACTTAAGTCCGTTGCTATGCGGGCAAGAAAGACGATGGGAAAGGGAGGGAAGCTCCACAAGGGCTTCTGTGCCCAGACCTATCGCCAATGCGCCAACATCAATGAGCAGATCAGTCACATCGTTTCTAAGCGGATTGTCCAAATTGCCAGTGCGTTCAACGCGGAGGCAATTGTTTTTGAGAACCTGAAGGGTTGGAAGGCAAAGGGGGGGCGGAAACGCTCAACATTGCGCCAACGGTTTCATGGCTGGCTCAAGGCAAAAATCCGCGATTATACGGAAATGAAGTGGCAAGAAAGGGGTGGAAATGTGATGGAGGTTAAGGCAGCCTACACCTCGAAACTGGCTTACGATGGGTCTGGGATGGTGAAGCGAGACGCAAAAAACTATGCTCTGGCGGTGTTTGCCAATGGGAAGCGGTATAACTGCGACCTGAATGGGAGTCAAAATATTGCCGCGAGAGGGATTCTTCAGCTCACTCGCCGAAAGGACAGTGAGGAGCCTTCCAGCAAATGTTCTGGAGGTTCGCCTAGAAGCTGGGCTTGTTTGTGTGATCTGTGGACTGAGAAGAGTCCGGGATTAGCATAG
- a CDS encoding sensor histidine kinase, translating to MDIQSHQFISFFEPEQAHELCEIAIIEQFKDPAIIFEEGEVPDFLYLVLEGTVLFRKQTQNGHYQIVARAIPNEFFGEFGILDGQPRSAQAVIQEEAVLAKIPRSILMELLNNTKSGVVLKLFGYVIHRLRVTTEEYVKHLAHKEKMVLMGEMVNTIIHDFKSPLSGIHLSSGMIREIHEDEETLEWCDLIQAQAERMTAMAEELLDFARGSAVLEKRPVNLLRMLERFEKLNRVYLTQQNVKFTVESEAYLVIKADENKLLRVIQNLVINAVESFCHRGGQVLIKTIETPTGVQIQIQDNGPGIPESIRETFFESFVTHGKKGGTGLGTAIAKSIIEGHGGNIHFESSHETGTIFFIDLPCN from the coding sequence ATGGATATTCAATCCCACCAATTTATTTCTTTCTTTGAACCCGAACAAGCCCATGAACTCTGTGAAATTGCCATTATTGAGCAGTTTAAAGATCCCGCGATTATCTTTGAAGAAGGAGAAGTCCCGGACTTTTTATATTTAGTCCTAGAAGGGACAGTTCTGTTTCGGAAACAAACCCAAAACGGTCATTACCAAATCGTTGCTAGAGCCATCCCCAATGAGTTTTTTGGCGAATTCGGTATCTTGGACGGACAGCCCCGCAGCGCCCAAGCCGTTATTCAAGAAGAAGCGGTTTTAGCCAAAATTCCCCGCAGTATCCTGATGGAACTCCTCAATAATACTAAAAGTGGGGTAGTTTTAAAATTGTTTGGCTATGTGATCCATCGACTCCGCGTCACAACGGAAGAATACGTCAAACATCTGGCTCATAAAGAAAAAATGGTGTTAATGGGGGAAATGGTTAACACCATCATTCATGATTTTAAAAGTCCGTTAAGTGGGATTCATTTATCGAGTGGGATGATTCGAGAAATCCATGAGGACGAGGAAACTTTAGAATGGTGTGACTTGATTCAAGCTCAAGCTGAACGCATGACAGCCATGGCGGAGGAATTGTTAGACTTTGCCCGAGGGAGTGCCGTTTTAGAAAAGCGTCCGGTTAATCTTTTGCGAATGTTAGAACGGTTTGAGAAACTAAATCGAGTTTATTTAACTCAACAAAATGTGAAATTTACGGTTGAGAGTGAAGCCTATTTAGTGATAAAAGCTGATGAAAATAAGCTATTGCGCGTGATTCAGAATTTAGTCATTAATGCGGTTGAATCCTTCTGTCATCGTGGAGGACAAGTCCTGATTAAAACCATTGAAACTCCCACAGGGGTACAAATCCAGATCCAAGACAATGGTCCGGGGATTCCTGAATCTATTCGAGAAACCTTTTTCGAGTCTTTCGTGACTCATGGCAAAAAAGGAGGAACTGGATTAGGAACAGCCATTGCTAAATCTATTATTGAAGGTCATGGGGGAAATATTCATTTTGAATCGTCCCATGAAACAGGTACGATTTTCTTTATTGATTTACCTTGTAATTAA
- a CDS encoding pseudouridine synthase, with the protein MPLNCGWVYRDRVRPEYGGWSVLDYYSQLYRHSSREVWGDRITQGQIRLNDHPTTPHTRLKPGQLLTYHRPPWVEPAAPLNFTLLASDPDFLVVAKPSGLPVLPGAGFLEQTLWFQLQQQYPEIAPIHRLGRGTSGVILWARTPQGRQNLSRQLRQGQMVKEYRALVPDWTHGDSLTITHPIGKVPHPTLGTVYAATPEGGMRAESRVQYLGKQETGVLLGVIIPTGRPHQIRIHLATVGHPLKGDPLYQPGGGLNLTINPETGTYAVPGDGGYCLHAHRLSFFHPQTGERLTYQAPPPSWVC; encoded by the coding sequence ATGCCCTTAAATTGCGGTTGGGTGTATCGGGATAGGGTTCGACCTGAATATGGGGGATGGTCGGTGTTAGATTACTATAGCCAACTCTATCGCCATTCTAGTCGGGAGGTTTGGGGCGATCGCATTACCCAAGGACAAATCCGCCTCAATGACCACCCCACCACCCCCCACACCCGCTTAAAACCCGGACAACTCCTCACCTACCACCGCCCCCCTTGGGTAGAACCCGCCGCCCCCCTCAACTTCACCCTCCTGGCCAGTGACCCAGATTTTCTCGTCGTCGCCAAACCCTCCGGTTTACCCGTCCTCCCCGGCGCTGGCTTTTTAGAACAAACCCTCTGGTTTCAACTCCAGCAACAATACCCAGAAATTGCCCCCATCCATCGCCTAGGACGCGGCACATCCGGGGTGATATTATGGGCGAGAACCCCCCAAGGACGGCAAAACCTCAGCCGTCAACTGCGACAAGGGCAAATGGTCAAAGAATACCGCGCCCTCGTCCCAGATTGGACCCACGGGGACTCCCTCACCATTACCCACCCCATCGGCAAAGTCCCCCACCCCACCCTCGGCACTGTCTACGCCGCTACACCAGAAGGAGGGATGAGGGCAGAAAGTCGGGTGCAATACCTAGGGAAACAGGAAACCGGGGTACTTTTAGGGGTCATTATTCCCACGGGTCGCCCCCACCAAATCCGGATTCATTTAGCCACTGTTGGTCATCCCTTAAAGGGAGATCCCTTGTATCAACCGGGAGGAGGCTTAAACCTGACCATTAACCCAGAAACCGGGACTTATGCCGTACCGGGAGATGGGGGTTATTGCTTGCACGCCCACCGTTTGAGCTTCTTTCATCCCCAAACGGGTGAACGTCTGACCTACCAAGCGCCTCCTCCGTCTTGGGTTTGCTGA
- a CDS encoding FAD-dependent oxidoreductase: MVSLTEQILGQHPDSVLQRLRQADQVWQKLRTQPAKIPQFVKESSQNLGNLHWDVVVSGGTLGILIAASLQQRGFRVVVLERGKLRGRDQEWNISRQELLKLREIGLLSEEELENAIASEYNPTRVTFHQGIEIWVNNVLNIGVDPVYLLETVKQKFLAAGGTLLENTPLKGVTVHPDGVALDTGETPLSARLLLDAMGHFSPIVQQARQGEKPQGICLVVGSCATGYSENTTGDLMASFTPIDHQCQYFWEAFPAKDGRTTYLFTYLDADPQRFSLEFLMEEYLRLLPQYQNIELSQLEFKRFLFGFFPAYRNSPITFPWSRILPIGDSSGGQSPVSFGGFGSMVRHLKRLTLGIEEALTVDLLDQKSLALLQPYQPNIMVTWLFQRTMSVQVNQEIDPNQINGLLTGVFQVMDELGEGVLKPFLQDVVRFSGLAKTLPRVNPKFVLPILPQVGLGLLLDWLFHYINLALYTAFYALSLPLEPWVKNLSPRWQYYYHRWRDGWQYGAGLDEE, encoded by the coding sequence ATGGTATCCCTCACTGAACAAATTTTAGGTCAACATCCTGATTCCGTGTTACAACGTCTCCGTCAAGCGGATCAGGTTTGGCAGAAACTGCGCACTCAACCTGCTAAAATACCCCAATTTGTCAAGGAAAGTTCACAAAACTTAGGAAACCTCCATTGGGATGTTGTGGTGAGTGGGGGGACTTTAGGCATCTTAATCGCGGCATCCTTGCAACAAAGGGGGTTTCGGGTGGTGGTGTTGGAACGAGGGAAGTTGCGAGGCCGAGATCAGGAGTGGAATATTTCCCGTCAGGAATTGCTGAAGTTGCGGGAAATCGGGCTGTTGAGTGAGGAAGAGTTAGAAAATGCGATCGCCAGTGAATATAATCCTACCCGTGTCACCTTTCATCAAGGTATTGAAATCTGGGTGAATAATGTCCTAAATATTGGTGTAGATCCTGTTTATCTCCTCGAAACTGTTAAGCAAAAATTTTTAGCCGCCGGGGGGACTTTGTTAGAAAACACCCCGTTAAAAGGGGTAACAGTTCATCCCGATGGAGTGGCATTAGACACAGGAGAAACGCCCCTTTCTGCCCGTTTATTACTGGATGCAATGGGACATTTTTCTCCCATTGTTCAACAAGCGAGACAAGGGGAAAAACCCCAAGGAATTTGTTTAGTGGTGGGCAGTTGTGCCACCGGGTATTCTGAGAATACAACCGGGGATCTTATGGCATCTTTTACCCCCATAGATCATCAATGTCAATATTTTTGGGAAGCCTTTCCCGCTAAAGATGGACGCACTACCTATTTGTTCACTTATTTAGACGCAGATCCTCAACGGTTTAGTCTAGAATTCCTGATGGAGGAATATTTAAGACTGCTCCCTCAATACCAAAATATTGAACTCTCGCAACTAGAGTTTAAACGCTTTTTATTCGGTTTTTTCCCCGCTTATCGCAACAGTCCGATCACATTTCCCTGGTCTAGAATCCTCCCCATTGGAGATAGTAGCGGGGGGCAATCTCCTGTTAGCTTTGGAGGATTCGGCTCAATGGTGCGTCATCTCAAACGGCTCACGTTGGGCATAGAAGAAGCCTTAACGGTGGATTTATTGGATCAAAAATCCTTAGCACTTTTACAACCCTATCAGCCGAATATTATGGTGACATGGCTCTTTCAAAGAACCATGAGCGTTCAGGTGAATCAAGAAATTGACCCTAACCAAATTAATGGATTATTAACGGGTGTTTTTCAGGTGATGGATGAATTGGGAGAAGGAGTTTTAAAGCCGTTTTTACAAGATGTTGTCCGCTTTTCTGGCTTGGCGAAGACCTTACCCCGTGTTAATCCTAAATTTGTTTTACCGATTCTCCCTCAAGTGGGTTTAGGGTTATTGCTAGATTGGCTATTTCACTATATTAATCTCGCCCTTTATACCGCGTTTTATGCTCTCAGTTTGCCTCTAGAGCCTTGGGTTAAAAATTTATCCCCTCGGTGGCAATATTATTATCATCGCTGGCGGGATGGGTGGCAATATGGCGCAGGTTTGGATGAGGAATAG
- a CDS encoding anhydro-N-acetylmuramic acid kinase: protein MKVIGLISGTSVDGIDAALVDLTGSDFDLKVEFIAGATYPYPEDLRAQILTVAGGGMLSMTQWAALDDAIALQFAQAAQNLQHHHNTSAALIGSHGQTVFHRPPQHPQAATPLGYTLQLGRGDVISYYTRLPTVSNFRAADIAATGQGAPLVSRIDAYLLSHPHQKRCIQNLGGIGNVTYLPPREQTRWEEQIIGWDTGPGNILIDLAVQQLTQGQKTYDADGTWAAQGTPCLELVQQWLQQDFFQQPPPKSTGRELFGRDYLQQCWQEAQTYSLSDADWLATLTELTAASIAHSYQNFLPAVPDTVLICGGGSRNSYLKQRLQAHLAPTPLLTTDELDLNSDYKEAIAFAILAYWRYVAQCPGNLPSVTGASQALPLGDIHPVY, encoded by the coding sequence ATGAAAGTGATTGGCTTAATTAGCGGCACCTCCGTTGATGGCATTGATGCCGCCCTCGTAGACCTCACAGGCTCCGATTTCGACCTCAAGGTAGAATTCATCGCCGGAGCCACCTATCCCTACCCAGAAGACCTCAGAGCGCAAATTCTGACCGTTGCCGGAGGGGGGATGCTATCTATGACCCAGTGGGCTGCCCTCGATGATGCGATCGCCCTACAATTTGCCCAAGCCGCCCAAAACCTCCAACACCACCACAACACCAGCGCCGCCCTCATTGGCTCCCACGGTCAAACCGTCTTTCACCGCCCCCCCCAACACCCCCAAGCCGCCACCCCCCTCGGCTACACCCTCCAACTGGGACGGGGAGATGTGATCAGCTACTACACCCGCCTCCCCACCGTGAGCAACTTTCGCGCCGCCGACATCGCCGCCACCGGACAAGGCGCGCCCCTCGTCTCCCGCATTGATGCCTACCTCCTTAGCCACCCCCACCAAAAACGCTGTATCCAAAACCTCGGCGGCATCGGTAATGTTACTTATCTCCCCCCCCGAGAACAAACCCGTTGGGAAGAACAGATCATCGGCTGGGACACCGGCCCCGGCAACATCTTGATTGACCTAGCCGTGCAGCAACTCACCCAAGGGCAAAAAACCTATGATGCCGATGGCACCTGGGCCGCCCAAGGGACCCCTTGTTTAGAATTAGTCCAGCAATGGCTACAACAGGACTTTTTCCAACAACCTCCCCCCAAATCCACCGGACGGGAACTCTTCGGCCGCGACTACCTCCAACAGTGTTGGCAAGAGGCCCAAACCTACAGCCTCAGCGATGCCGACTGGTTAGCCACCCTCACCGAATTAACCGCCGCCTCCATTGCCCATAGTTATCAAAACTTTCTCCCCGCCGTACCTGATACGGTCTTAATTTGTGGGGGAGGCAGTCGAAATAGTTACCTCAAACAACGACTACAAGCCCATCTTGCCCCCACCCCCCTCCTGACCACCGACGAACTCGACCTAAACTCCGACTACAAAGAAGCGATCGCCTTTGCCATCCTCGCCTACTGGCGCTATGTTGCCCAATGCCCCGGCAACTTACCCAGCGTCACCGGAGCAAGTCAAGCCCTACCCCTCGGCGATATTCACCCTGTTTATTAA